In the genome of Dermacentor silvarum isolate Dsil-2018 chromosome 1, BIME_Dsil_1.4, whole genome shotgun sequence, one region contains:
- the LOC119437228 gene encoding sex-determining region Y protein, whose protein sequence is MGGLAAAENTDENQRVSSRLGKLWRSLSTPNKEPYQRKAAEAAAVHRRKYADFVYNARETRRRKQQEHSAKEVSGELDNDSSGNHEQQPSTYMAAAQGRYTTLFQQQHHPPSTQRNICHVTNQRVSSRLGKLWRPLSATSKARYTSASLRMPGREHWSLG, encoded by the coding sequence ATGGGGGGATTGGCGGCCGCCGAGAACACGGACGAAAACCAGCGCGTGAGCAGCCGCTTGGGCAAGCTGTGGCGTTCTCTCAGCACCCCCAACAAGGAGCCGTACCAGCGCAAGGCGGCCGAAGCTGCCGCTGTCCACCGAAGAAAGTACGCGGACTTCGTGTACAATGCGCGTGAGACCCGCCGGCGCAAGCAACAGGAGCACAGCGCCAAGGAGGTGTCCGGCGAGCTCGATAACGACAGTTCCGGGAACCATGAGCAGCAGCCGAGTACTTACATGGCCGCGGCCCAGGGTCGATACACCACGTTGTTCCAGCAGCAACATCATCCACCGTCGACGCAAAGGAACATATGCCATGTAACCAATCAGCGCGTGAGCAGCCGCCTGGGCAAGCTGTGGCGTCCTCTCAGCGCCACCAGCAAGGCGCGGTATACCAGCGCAAGTCTTCGTATGCCGGGGAGGGAACACTGGTCCCTAGGATGA
- the LOC119437238 gene encoding trichohyalin-like, translating to MLFAQKGGLAATKSTDENKRVSSRLGKLWRSLSTTDKEPYQRKAAEAAALHRKKYPDDVYYAREARRRKQEEHRAKDVTGKFEKDSSGDQEQQPNTSPAAAQGRVTMVFQQQYHPPSTQRNKCRATNQRVSSKQWLSLSATNKEPYQRKAAEAAAVHQRKYPDYMYNSSETRRHKEPERRAKVARELENDNSRDQEQQPNTSQAAAVHRRKYPEYVYNSSDTRRRNLQEHRSKEVASKLENGSYGVQEQQPSPSEDATTHRRKYPDYVYNSSETRRRKELELIAKEVASELENDSARDQEQQPSTYESSAIHRRKYPDYVYNSSETRRRKEQERRAKFASKLENDNSRDQEQQPNTFEAAAVHRRSYPDYVYNSSETRRRKLQVHRAKEVVSKLENDDAGDQQQQPRTSEDSAVHRRRYPDYVYNSSETRQRKLQEYRAKEVASKLESDGSGDQEQQPSTSDDSAVHRRKYPDYMYNSSETRRRKFQEYRAKEVASKLENDGSGEQEQLPSTSEDSAVHRMKYTDYVYNSSETRCRKLQEYRAKEVASNLENDGSGDQEQQSSTSDDSAVHRRKYPDYMYNSSETRRRKFQEYRAKEVASKLENDSSRDQEQQPSTYESSAVHRKKYPDYVYNSSETRRRQEQERKTKEVASKLENDGSGDQEQQPSTSEAAAVHRRKYPDQVYNSRETRRCKEQKRRAKEVASELENDRLRDQEQQPSTSEAAAVHRRKYPDYVYNSSETRRRKLQVHRAKEVASKLENDSSRDQEQQLSTYEASAVHRKKYPDYVYNSSETRRRQEQERKTKEVASKLENDGSGDQEQQPSTSEAAAVHRRKYPDYVYNSSETRRRKLQVHRAKDDAGDQQQQPRTSEDAAVHRRKYSDYVYNSSETRRRKEQERRAKEVASKLENDSSRDQEQQPSTSEDSAVHRKKYPDYVYNSSETRRRQEQEHKTKEVASKLENDGSGDQEQQPSTSEAAAVHRRNYPDYVYSSSETRRRKEQEPRAKEVASKLENDSSRDHEQKPSTSEAAAVNRRKFPDYVYNSSEIRRRWSRSEGPRRFPANSRTTVPGIRSRNRDLSLPRPRVEALMCSSCIRVHRHHLIRKGTNVVQQTARQQSTGQAMAVFQRYRQAALPV from the coding sequence ATGCTGTTCGCACAGAAGGGGGGATTGGCGGCCACCAAGAGCACGGACGAAAACAAGCGCGTGAGCAGCCGCCTCGGCAAACTGTGGCGTTCTCTCAGCACTACCGACAAGGAGCCGTACCAGCGCAAGGCGGCCGAAGCTGCCGCTCTCCACCGAAAAAAGTACCCGGACGACGTGTACTATGCGCGTGAGGCCCGCCGGCGCAAGCAGGAGGAGCACAGGGCCAAGGATGTGACTGGCAAGTTCGAGAAGGACAGTTCCGgggaccaggagcagcagccAAATACTTCCCCGGCCGCGGCCCAGGGTCGAGTCACCATGGTGTTCCAGCAGCAATATCATCCACCGTCGACGCAAAGGAACAAATGCCGTGCAACCAACCAGCGCGTGAGCAGCAAGCAGTGGCTTTCTCTCAGCGCCACCAACAAGGAGCCGTATCAGCGCAAGGCGGCCGAAGCTGCCGCCGTCCACCAAAGGAAGTACCCAGACTACATGTACAATTCGAGCGAGACCCGCCGGCACAAGGAGCCGGAGCGCAGGGCCAAGGTTGCCAGGGAGCTCGAGAACGATAATTCCAgggaccaggagcagcagccgAACACATCCCAAGCTGCCGCCGTCCACCGAAGGAAGTACCCAGAGTACGTGTACAATTCGAGTGACACCCGCCGGCGCAATTTGCAGGAGCACAGGAGTAAGGAGGTTGCCAGCAAGCTCGAGAACGGCAGTTACGGGGTCCAGGAGCAGCAGCCGAGCCCTTCCGAAGATGCCACCACCCACCGAAGGAAGTACCCAGATTACGTGTATAATTCAAGTGAGACCCGCCGACGCAAGGAGCTGGAGCTCATAGCCAAGGAGGTTGCCAGCGAGCTCGAGAACGATAGTGCCAgggaccaggagcagcagccgAGCACTTACGAATCTTCCGCCATCCACCGAAGGAAGTACCCAGACTACGTGTACAATTCGAGTGAGACCCGCCGGCGCAAGGAGCAGGAGCGCAGGGCCAAGTTTGCCAGCAAGCTCGAGAACGATAATTCCAgggaccaggagcagcagccAAACACTTTCGAAGCTGCCGCCGTCCACCGAAGGAGCTACCCAGACTACGTGTACAATTCGAGTGAGACCCGCCGGCGCAAGTTGCAGGTGCACAGGGCCAAGGAGGTTGTCAGCAAGCTCGAGAACGACGATGCCGGggaccagcagcagcagccgcgcacTTCCGAAGATTCCGCCGTACACCGAAGGAGGTACCCAGACTACGTGTACAATTCGAGTGAGACCCGCCAGCGCAAGTTGCAGGAGTACAGGGCCAAGGAGGTCGCCAGCAAGCTTGAGAGCGACGGTTCCGgggaccaggagcagcagccgAGCACTTCCGATGATTCCGCCGTACACCGAAGGAAGTACCCAGACTACATGTACAATTCGAGTGAGACCCGCCGGCGCAAGTTCCAGGAGTACAGGGCCAAGGAGGTTGCCAGCAAGCTTGAGAACGACGGTTCCGGGGAACAGGAGCAGCTACCGAGCACTTCCGAAGATTCCGCCGTACACCGAATGAAGTACACAGACTACGTGTACAATTCGAGTGAGACCCGCTGCCGCAAGTTGCAGGAGTACAGGGCCAAGGAGGTTGCCAGTAATCTTGAGAACGATGGTTCCGGGGACCAGGAGCAGCAGTCGAGCACTTCCGATGATTCCGCCGTACACCGAAGGAAGTACCCAGACTACATGTACAATTCGAGTGAGACCCGCCGGCGCAAGTTCCAGGAGTACAGGGCCAAGGAGGTTGCCAGCAAGCTCGAGAACGATAGTTCCAgggaccaggagcagcagccgAGCACTTACGAATCTTCCGCCGTACACCGAAAGAAGTACCCAGACTACGTGTACAATTCGAGTGAAACCCGCCGGCGCCAGGAGCAGGAGCGCAAGACCAAGGAGGTAGCCAGTAAGCTCGAGAACGACGGTTCCGgggaccaggagcagcagccgAGCACTTCCGAAGCTGCCGCCGTGCACCGAAGGAAGTACCCAGACCAGGTGTACAATTCGAGGGAGACTCGCCGATGCAAGGAGCAGAAGCGCAGGGCCAAGGAGGTTGCCAGCGAGCTTGAGAATGACAGGTTGAgggaccaggagcagcagccTAGCACTTCCGAAGCTGCCGCCGTGCACCGAAGGAAGTACCCAGACTACGTGTACAATTCAAGTGAGACCCGCCGGCGCAAGTTGCAGGTGCACAGGGCCAAGGAGGTTGCCAGCAAGCTCGAGAACGATAGTTCCAGggaccaggagcagcagctgAGCACTTACGAAGCTTCCGCCGTACACCGAAAGAAGTACCCAGACTACGTGTACAATTCGAGTGAAACCCGCCGGCGCCAGGAGCAGGAGCGCAAGACCAAAGAGGTAGCCAGTAAGCTCGAGAACGACGGTTCCGgggaccaggagcagcagccgAGCACTTCCGAAGCTGCCGCCGTGCACCGAAGAAAGTACCCAGACTACGTGTACAATTCGAGTGAGACCCGCCGGCGCAAGTTGCAGGTGCACAGGGCCAAGGACGATGCCGGggaccagcagcagcagccgcgcacTTCCGAAGATGCCGCCGTCCACCGAAGGAAGTACTCAGACTACGTGTACAATTCGAGTGAGACCCGCCGACGCAAGGAGCAGGAGCGCCGGGCCAAGGAGGTTGCCAGCAAGCTCGAGAACGATAGTTCCAgggaccaggagcagcagccgAGCACTTCCGAAGATTCCGCCGTACACCGAAAGAAGTACCCAGACTACGTGTACAATTCGAGTGAAACCCGCCGGCGCCAGGAGCAAGAGCACAAGACCAAGGAGGTAGCCAGTAAGCTCGAGAACGACGGTTCCGgggaccaggagcagcagccgAGCACTTCCGAAGCTGCCGCCGTGCATCGAAGAAACTACCCAGACTACGTGTACAGTTCGAGTGAGACCCGCCGACGCAAGGAGCAGGAGCCCCGGGCCAAGGAGGTTGCCAGCAAGCTCGAGAACGATAGTTCCAGGGACCACGAGCAGAAGCCGAGCACTTCCGAAGCTGCCGCCGTCAACCGAAGGAAGTTCCCAGATTACGTCTACAATTCGAGTGAGATCCGCCGGCGCTGGAGCAGGAGCGAAGGGCCAAGGAGGTTTCCAGCAAACTCGAGAACGACAGTTCCGGGGATCAGGAGCCGCAACCGAGATCTTTCACTGCCGCGGCCCAGGGTCGAGGCACTCATGTGTTCTAGCTGTATTAGAGTCCATCGCCATCACCTTATCCGCAAAGGAACGAACGTCGTGCAACAAACAGCGCGTCAGCAGTCGACCGGGCAAGCTATGGCGGTCTTTCAGCGGTACCGACAAGCAGCCCTACCAGTGTAA